One region of Wyeomyia smithii strain HCP4-BCI-WySm-NY-G18 chromosome 3, ASM2978416v1, whole genome shotgun sequence genomic DNA includes:
- the LOC129731233 gene encoding dephospho-CoA kinase domain-containing protein: MFLVGLTGGIATGKSTVSKVFRDSGIPVIDADAIARLVVEPGKPAWYKIKAAFGDSVFQANSGELDRDALGKIIFDSVEKRKILNEITHPEIHRVIYKEVFRYFFMGHNFVVMDLPLLFETGIMLNYIHKIITVTCEEDIQLTRLMDRNHLSEADAKKRIKQQMPLEQKCSQSHFVIENSGTLHDTEEQTVKILAVLQDSNQHWKIRGVILATAAFLFSSIALILNYKYKFISAN; this comes from the exons ATGTTTCTCGTTGGACTGACCGGAGGGATTGCCACGGGCAAAAGTACGGTATCAAAGGTTTTTCGCGATAGTGGAATTCCAGTTATCGATGCCGATGCAATTGCAAGACTTG TGGTCGAACCTGGAAAACCAGCATGGTACAAAATTAAGGCTGCGTTTGGCGATAGCGTATTCCAAGCAAATAGTGGCGAACTGGACAGAGATGCTTTGGGAAAAATTATCTTTGATAGTGTAGAAAAGCGAAAAATACTGAATGAAATAACTCATCCTGAAATACATCGAGTTATTTACAAGGaagtatttcgatattttttcatGGGGCATAATTTCGTTGTGATGGATCTTCCGTTGCTATTTGAGACTGGCATTATGCTAAATTACATTCATAAGATAATAACAGTCACCTG CGAAGAGGATATTCAACTTACAAGACTGATGGATCGAAATCATTTGTCGGAAGCAGATGCAAAGAAGCGAATCAAACAGCAAATGCCACTTGAACAAAAATGTAGTCAATCGcattttgtaattgaaaattcAG GTACACTCCATGATACAGAAGAACAGACGGTAAAAATTTTAGCTGTTCTGCAGGATAGCAACCAGCACTGGAAGATTCGAGGTGTCATTTTGGCAACTGCTGCCTTTTTGTTTTCTAGTATAGCattgattttaaattataaGTATAAATTTATTAGTGCCAACTGA